One region of Carya illinoinensis cultivar Pawnee chromosome 8, C.illinoinensisPawnee_v1, whole genome shotgun sequence genomic DNA includes:
- the LOC122274395 gene encoding Werner Syndrome-like exonuclease, producing the protein MTTYIVNVDGRVNLKTSVTDGASFVDSFITELVLSCNYMSISSPPLIGLDVEFNDIDNHAARKPATLQLCSGSRCIIIQLINMEVVPQSLINFLSAPLFCFVGVGIHYSLSLLKRFYGLECRNVVELMPVLNLAVFSGQVGIEPKPLSVLMGDWGAGNLSMEQIESAASDAFTYFEFGKLLLG; encoded by the coding sequence ATGACAACATATATAGTGAATGTTGATGGCCGGGTAAATTTGAAAACCTCAGTGACAGATGGAGCTTCTTTCGTGGACAGCTTCATCACCGAACTCGTACTCTCCTGCAACTACATGAGCATCTCCAGTCCCCCACTCATTGGCTTGGACGTCGAGTTCAACGATATTGATAACCATGCCGCCCGCAAGCCCGCGACGCTGCAACTCTGCTCGGGCTCTCGCTGCATTATAATACAACTCATTAACATGGAGGTCGTTCCTCAGTCTTTGATCAACTTTCTCTCGGCACCTCTCTTCTGTTTTGTTGGCGTCGGGATACACTACTCCTTAAGCTTGCTTAAAAGGTTCTATGGCCTTGAATGCAGAAATGTTGTGGAACTAATGCCAGTTCTCAACTTGGCTGTTTTTAGTGGGCAAGTTGGTATTGAACCCAAGCCTTTGAGCGTCCTCATGGGGGACTGGGGTGCTGGGAATCTTAGCATGGAGCAAATTGAGAGTGCTGCTTCTGATGCATTCACTTACTTCGAGTTTGGCAAATTGTTACTcggttga